In Spirosoma sp. KUDC1026, the sequence GATGGGCGGGGTCGAGTAGCTTCGCTTGAAGAGCGGCCACCCGGTACTCATTGATGAATGCATTAAAGCTTTTTCCCAGGTGCTGATTTAGGACGGCTGAGATGAGTTTGGGAGCTATACCTAGATGCTTACCTACCCGTTCGACAGTCAATTCGGCATCCAGGTATAGCCTGTCTTCCTGCATTGCTTGCTGAAGCCGCTGAAGAGTTGTCTCGATCAGACCAGCGGACCGGGCCGGGGTGGGCTCTTTCCGTTTCTGGGGTTCGAATGTACGTAGTGTGTGTAAATAGCCACGCAACCCAATCCAATAGATGAGCCCGGCCAGAGGAATGTAGAGCGGATAATAGCCTACTCTATTAAGCAGTGTGTTTCGGAAGTCTGGCAACAGGTAAGGAATCAGAAACAGAAGCCATAGTAGTTGAAAGCCGCACCAGACGTTCAGGAGCGTATGTAGCCAGCGGAGTTGATAGTTAGCTTCCGTTGAAGGGTGTGGATTTATTCGTTTGTGCTGGCTTATCCGGCGTTGGGCTAATCCCAGATAAAACGTTAGTGATAGCCAGCCGGGAATATCGACCAACGTATCGTAGCCATTTTTAAGGTCGGCCCACCACCCCCGGTTTTCGTAGCTAGTTAAGCCCGTCCATAGGGCAATTAGGTACACCCAGATAATGCCTTGTTTACTGATATCGAGTATAGCGGGGAGAAAATGCAGTTGCTGTCGGCGGCCGAGTTGGAAGTTGGGATCAAGCGAGGCTTTGGTATAGAAGTAAATGATCGGTCCAACAGGCATGACGATAATCAGGGGGACCAAATCGAGCATCGTACTGGTCCACTGATTCAGGGGTACGCCGATAGAG encodes:
- a CDS encoding helix-turn-helix domain-containing protein; the encoded protein is MNVSFFDLLILLGSLQGVILAVLLWRNRQGNSLANRLLAALMAILAAACFSIGVPLNQWTSTMLDLVPLIIVMPVGPIIYFYTKASLDPNFQLGRRQQLHFLPAILDISKQGIIWVYLIALWTGLTSYENRGWWADLKNGYDTLVDIPGWLSLTFYLGLAQRRISQHKRINPHPSTEANYQLRWLHTLLNVWCGFQLLWLLFLIPYLLPDFRNTLLNRVGYYPLYIPLAGLIYWIGLRGYLHTLRTFEPQKRKEPTPARSAGLIETTLQRLQQAMQEDRLYLDAELTVERVGKHLGIAPKLISAVLNQHLGKSFNAFINEYRVAALQAKLLDPAHQTSTILGLAYDCGFNSQATFQRAFRGVTGQTPKQYLQNEQYLKK